One window from the genome of Drosophila albomicans strain 15112-1751.03 chromosome 2L, ASM965048v2, whole genome shotgun sequence encodes:
- the LOC117563221 gene encoding sodium- and chloride-dependent glycine transporter 1 yields the protein MKPQPQPQPPPRPPRREKRIRRDTNRGQWNSKAEFVLSLIGYAIGIGNVWRFPYLCYRSGGGAFLVPYMLMVILCGIPLFYMEVLIGQFSGTGCTGMFRLVPILKGTGYCMVVVNAYCVCYYSVIISYPIRMLYYCFWKTVPWSTCDHHWNTPNCTAIEDLHNHVGETLKTSSDEFFHLEVLRISSSIAELGTMVWGQLLSLFITWLIIYLCVVRGIKSVGKVVYFTAPFPYLLLTILFIRGVTLPGAASGIKFFIYPQWDRLYDLKVWSDAAIQMFFGLGPGWGGIVNMASFNNFRNSAKFDSFLVVSVNVFTSIYAGFVVFSVLGFLSEQSGIPVATVATSGAGLAFVTYPQAISMLPLPQLWGVLFFVMLFILGIDSVFVQLEAITTSILDEVEVLRNHKWKVTLILCIFFFSMSTIMCTNAGMFILQLFDWYSSALAIIVVCLVEVIMVAFIYGIDNFMTDVEFMLGKRPALFWKIAWKYITPIVLTFVLFTSIIFLRKITYNGIEYPTWAVAIGWLSFVSSIILIPLYVVYIMIIKRDTLKDSLKKRLKPLDWTPADPDDRADYDAFRRERKMPAFMSDTEA from the exons ATgaaaccacaaccacaaccgCAACCACCACCGCGACCACCACGTAGAGAGAAAAGGATTCGTCGTGATACGAATCGTGGACAATGGAATTCGAAAGCTGAATTTGTGCTCTCGCTGATTGGCTATGCGATTGGCATTGGCAATGTTTGGCGGTTTCCCTATCTCTGCTATCGCAGTGGAGGCG GCGCTTTCCTGGTGCCCTACATGCTGATGGTCATTCTTTGCGGCATTCCCCTCTTCTACATGGAAGTGCTAATTGGCCAATTCTCGGGCACCGGCTGCACGGGCATGTTCCGTCTGGTGCCCATCCTCAAGGGCACCGGCTACTGCATGGTTGTGGTCAATGCCTACTGTGTGTGCTACTACTCCGTCATCATCTCGTATCCCATACGCATGCTCTACTATTGCTTTTGGAAGACTGTACCCTGGTCCACTTGCGATCATCACTGGAACACGCCCAACTGCACGGCCATTGAGGAT CTGCACAATCACGTGGGAGAAACCCTGAAGACGTCTTCGGATGAGTTTTTTCA TCTTGAAGTGCTCCGTATCTCGAGCAGCATCGCAGAATTAGGGACCATGGTGTGGGGGCAACTGCTCAGCTTATTCATCACCTGGCTCATTATCTACCTCTGCGTGGTGCGCGGTATCAAATCG GTTGGCAAAGTTGTCTATTTTACTGCTCCGTTTCCGTATCTGCTCTTGACCATACTCTTCATACGTGGCGTCACTTTGCCTGGAGCTGCCAGTGGCATCAAGTTCTTCATATATCCACAGTGGGATCGTCTCTACGATCTGAAGGTGTGGTCCGATGCGGCCATACAGATGTTCTTCGGACTTGGACCCGGTTGGGGCGGCATTGTCAACATGGCCAGTTTCAATAACTTTCGCAATAGTGCGAAATTTGATTCGTTTCTCGTCGTATCGGTGAATGTATTCACAAGTATTTATGCCGGCTTTGTGGTCTTCTCTGTTCTCGGCTTTCTCTCAG AGCAATCTGGCATTCCGGTGGCTACAGTTGCCACCTCAGGCGCTGGACTTGCCTTTGTCACGTATCCGCAGGCCATCTCCATGCTGCCCTTACCCCAACTTTGGGGTGTTTTATTCTTCGTCATGCTCTTTATACTGGGCATTGACAGTGTG TTTGTCCAGCTGGAGGCCATCACCACCTCGATACTGGATGAGGTGGAGGTGCTGCGAAACCACAAATGGAAGGTTACTCTTAttctatgtatatttttcttcaGCATGTCAACCATTATGTGTACCAAC GCTGGTATGTTTATTTTGCAGCTGTTCGACTGGTATTCCTCAGCCTTGGCCATCATTGTTGTCTGCCTGGTGGAAGTCATTATGGTAGCCTTTATCTATGGCATCGATAATTTTATGACCGATGTCGAGTTCATGCTGGGCAAGCGTCCTGCGCTCTTCTGGAAAATAGCGTGGAAGTACATAACGCCCATAGTTTTAACC TTTGTACTCTTCACGAGCATTATTTTTTTACGCAAAATCACGTATAATGGAATCGAGTATCCCACCTGGGCAGTTGCAATTGGCTGGCTGAGTTTCGTATCCTCGATTATATTGATACCCCTATATGTTGTCTACATTATGATTATCAAACGGGATACTCTGAAAGACAGCCTCAAGAAGCGACTGAAGCCCCTCGATTGGACCCCGGCAGATCCAGATGATCGGGCCGATTACGATGCATTCAGACGAGAACGCAAAATGCCAGCATTCATGTCAGACACTGAAGCATAG
- the LOC117564751 gene encoding thioester-containing protein 1 allele R1 yields the protein MRNMRVNWVLTLLSCLLFLLPTHTAAQGLYSIIAPNSLRPNSQFHVAVSIHKAVESARIKVGILGSSYTDFKTVELRPFSTQLLHFEIPALKADRYRLTAEGLSGIIFTNETQLHFENKQHTVLVQTDKAIYKPGDLVHYRVLLLDPNLKPARGYGRVHLEIRDSGNNLIRSYKDIRLTNAIYSNELQLADFPRFGDWSIVLDVAEQQHRQTFEVLDHILPKFVVDIDTPRKAIYKDGKIAATVRAHYAYGQPIVGEATLSIYPTFFGSLQPFVNDLITRKVVPIDGNAYFEFDIEQELRLKQDYERQYLLDALVEERSTGSVQNYSTVLTLYLNHFRVEPVKLPSYYIPGVPFEATARILRNDGSLLKEFNPEITAYLTNVYGSSEMYNRTVYRLDARGEFQMKFTVPERDRDEYHSIIVDYLGVISDVGKVPRKHLHSNNYISAKVLNDKPIVNQEIAVAVQSNAPMKYFMYQIVGRGDIILSRTVDVADNTFHTIKFLASFAMMPRAKLLVYMVINGEFVYDEQVIRFEENLLNAVQIEAPIRAPPGQDIDIGISTKPYSYVGLMVVDQNMAAMHKGNDLTHERLMDALHAYELNDVNTPVGSPGKESGVITMSNTDYFVEKEAETTPSIDRESSVEDDKLTAVRKTDIGPAHRIEVNTLPPGKGRYAFSYTPKPYWHNPRVHVMRNPADTWLFLNISASSDGRNTIHRRIPSEMTSWVLSAFALDPVNGLGLNAPNSKLEAYKEFYIATELPYSIRKDELIALPFVVHNNRDSDLSVDVTLYNSAQDFHFPQLDTRQTNKPVVELYSRRTIQVPAKSARSVSFIVIPRRVGSLPVKAVATTSQAGDTVESTLLVEHPGATERVNRGFLFELNSNAQRRQNITIKVPRNAIADSTSIEVKAVGDLMGSIVGNLQDLIQLPTGCGEQTMVKFVPNIMVLRYLGRLRQLTPEIEQSALSNLALGYQRLLYYRHENGAFSAFGLSAKQSSTWLTAYVARSLRQAAPYIQVDEHVLQSALAYLASVQSSNGGYEERGDIFEQFDDGGISLTAFVTLAMMENVDVHAEYRNNINKALDFITRGLDVSSNLHAMALGTYVLSRANHNSKAAFLQRLDSQATNAEGRKWWNKTAPANEQPSPWYNATRSVNIEISAYAALALLENNLVGDALPVLNWLMDQRNANGGFVGSQDTVVGLQALLMFAERFSSQGNNVQLGFRYGEGAETILNVNAENSMALQSVELPSNVKNVSVSATGRGMALAQISYKYNTNVTSAWPRFVLDPTVNRNSHADYLHLSACASFVAVPGDAERSNMAIMEVYLPSGFVIDTDTLPTLESSERIKKVETQQRDTKVVIYFDYLDRREVCPTLHAYKTVKVTKHRPVPVVMYDYYDNARRARQFYRAPKSNICDICEHANCGDICEKAEKRASRRPDEENVLLAGRSAAEQHLIATSLLALLSFAISLRLYC from the exons ATGCGCAATATGAGAGTCAACTGGGTGCTTACACTACTGAGTTGTTTACTTTTTCTATTGCCAACTCACACAGCTGCTCAGGG GCTGTACTCCATAATTGCGCCAAACAGTCTGCGACCCAACTCGCAGTTCCATGTGGCAGTCAGCATCCACAAGGCCGTGGAGTCCGCCCGCATCAAGGTGGGCATCCTGGGCAGCAGCTACACAGATTTCAAGACCGTTGAGCTGCGACCCTTCTCCACCCAGTTGCTGCACTTTGAG ATTCCCGCGCTGAAAGCAGATCGATATCGTCTAACTGCCGAGGGTCTGAGCGGCATTATTTTCACAAATGAAACGCAGCTGCACTTTGAGAACAAACAGCACACGGTGCTGGTGCAAACCGACAAAGCTATCTATAAACCCGGAGATCTGGTTCACTATCGTGTGCTGTTGCTCGATCCGAATCTGAAGCCAGCTCGCGGCTATGGACGTGTTCATCTGGAGATTAGAGACTCGGGCAATAATCTTATACGCAGCTACAAGGATATTCGTCTAACCAATGCCATCTATTCCAATGAGCTACAGTTGGCGGATTTTCCTCGTTTCGGGGATTGGTCCATTGTTTTGGATGTcgctgagcagcagcatcgacaAACCTTCGAGGTGCTGGATCACATTTTGCCCAAGTTTGTGGTGGACATTGACACACCGCGCAAGGCCATCTACAAGGATGGCAAGATTGCAGCCACAGTGAGAGCGCA CTATGCTTATGGTCAGCCCATTGTGGGTGAGGCAACGCTGTCCATTTATCCCACATTCTTTGGTTCGCTGCAGCCGTTTGTGAATGATCTCATCACCCGCAAAGTGGTGCCCATCGATGGCAACGCCTACTTTGAGTTTGACATCGAGCAGGAGTTGCGCTTGAAGCAAGACTACGAGCGTCAATATTTGTTGGATGCCCTGGTCGAAGAGCGATCCACGGGATCGGTGCAAAACTATTCCACGGTGCTTACACTATATCTGAATCACTTCCGCGTGGAGCCCGTCAAGCTGCCCAGCTACTATATACCAGGTGTGCCCTTTGAAGCTACC GCTCGCATTCTTCGCAACGATGGCAGCTTGTTGAAGGAATTTAATCCTGAGATCACAGCGTATTTGACTAATGTTTATGGCAGCAGTGAGATGTACAATCGCACTGTCTATCGCCTGGATGCACGCGGAGAGTTCCAGATGAAATTCACAGTgccagagagagacagagacgagTATCACTCTATTATTGTGGACTATCTGGGCGTGATCAGCGATGTGGGCAAGGTGCCGCGCAAGCATTTGCACTCCAACAACTACATTTCAGCCAAGGTGCTCAATGACAA ACCCATTGTCAATCAGGAGATTGCCGTAGCAGTGCAATCGAATGCACCCATGAAGTACTTTATGTATCAGATTGTTGGACGTGGTGACATTATCCTTTCCCGCACAGTGGAT GTGGCTGATAATACATTCCACACTATCAAATTCCTGGCCTCTTTTGCTATGATGCCCCGTGCCAAACTTCTCGTTTACATGGTGATCAATGGTGAATTTGTCTACGACGAGCAAGTGATACGATTCGAGGAGAACCTGTTGAATGCT GTGCAAATTGAGGCGCCTATCAGAGCACCACCTGGCCAAGACATTGACATCGGTATCAGCACCAAACCTTACTCCTATGTGGGTCTAATGGTGGTCGATCAAAACATGGCAGCTATGCACAAGG GTAATGACCTCACCCATGAACGTCTGATGGATGCACTGCACGCCTACGAGCTCAATGATGTCAACACGCCAGTTGGCTCACCAGGCAAGGAATCGGGTGTCATCACCATGTCCAATACTGATTACTTTGTGGAGAAAG AGGCAGAAACCACTCCTAGCATTGACCGAGAGAGCTCTGTCGAGGATGACAAGCTCACAGCGGTGCGTAAAACGGACATTGGACCAGCTCATAGGATTGAGGTGAACACTTTGCCACCCGGCAAGGGTCGCTATGCCTTCTCGTACACCCCCAAACCCTATTGGCACAATCCTCGAGTTCATGTTATGCGTAATCCAGCGGACACTTGGCTCTTCCTCAACATCTCGGCCAGCAGCGATGGTCGCAATACGATTCATCGTCGCATTCCTAGTGAAATGACTTCCTGGGTGCTATCTGCCTTCGCGCTGGATCCTGTGAATGGTTTGGGACTGAATGCGCCCAACAGCAAGCTGGAGGCCTACAAAGAATTCTATATAGCAACAGAGCTGCCCTATTCCATCAGGAAGG ACGAACTCATTGCACTGCCTTTTGTGGTGCACAACAATCGGGATAGCGATCTGAGCGTGGATGTGACGCTCTACAATTCCGCTCAAGACTTTCATTTTCCACAACTTGACACGAGGCAAACGAACAAGCCGG TTGTGGAGCTGTATAGTCGCCGCACTATTCAGGTGCCTGCCAAATCCGCTCGTTCGGTCTCCTTCATTGTGATTCCTCGACGTGTTGGCTCGCTGCCAGTTAAGGCAGTAGCCACCACTTCCCAAGCTGGCGACACTGTGGAGAGCACGCTGCTCGTGGAACATCCTGGTGCCACAGAGCGTGTGAATCGTGGCTTCCTCTTCGAGCTCAACTCGAATGCACAGCGCAGACAGAATATCACCATCAAGGTGCCGCGCAATGCCATCGCTGACTCCACAAGTATTGAGGTCAAGGCTGTGGGAGATCTGATGGGCAGCATTGTGGGGAATCTGCAGGATCTCATCCAGTTGCCAACAGGTTGTGGCGAGCAGACTATGGTGAAGTTTGTGCCCAACATAATGGTGCTGCGTTATCTGGGT CGTCTGCGACAACTTACGCCAGAGATCGAGCAGAGTGCTCTCAGCAATCTGGCTTTGGGCTACCAGCGTCTGCTCTACTATCGCCATGAGAATGGTGCCTTCAGTGCCTTTGGTTTGTCAGCAAAGCAGAGCTCCACTTGGCTGACTGCGTATGTGGCACGATCACTGCGGCAGGCGGCGCCTTACATTCAGGTGGATGAGCACGTGCTGCAGTCAGCATTGGCTTATTTGGCCAGCGTTCAATCCAGCAATGGTGGCTACGAGGAACGCGGCGATATCTTTGAGCAGTTCGACGATGGCGGCATCAGTTTGACGGCCTTTGTCACTCTAGCCATGATGGAGAATGTG GATGTTCATGCCGAGTAtcgcaacaacatcaacaaagcCTTGGACTTTATTACGCGTGGTCTGGACGTCTCTAGTAATCTGCATGCCATGGCTTTAGGCACCTATGTGCTCTCCCGTGCCAATCACAACTCTAAGGCAGCATTCCTACAGCGTCTCGATTCGCAGGCCACCAATGCCGAGGGACGCAAATGGTGGAACAAAACGGCGCCTGCAAATGAGCAGCCATCGCCTTGGTACAATGCCACACGCAGTGTCAATATTGAGATCTCAGCTTATGCTGCACTGGCATTGCTCGAGAACAATCTGGTTGGAGATGCGCTGCCCGTGCTCAACTGGCTGATGGATCAACGCAATGCAAACGGAGGCTTTGTTGGCTCCCAGGACACTGTTGTGGGTCTGCAGGCGCTGCTCATGTTTGCCGAGCGATTCTCCAGCCAGGGCAACAATGTGCAGTTGGGTTTCCGCTACGGCGAAGGTGCCGAGACCATACTCAATGTGAATGCCGAAAACTCAATGGCACTGCAGAGTGTTGAG CTGCCCAGCAATGTGAAGAACGTGAGCGTCTCAGCCACAGGACGTGGCATGGCCTTAGCCCAAATCAGCTACAAGTACAACACGAATGTGACCAGCGCTTGGCCGCGCTTTGTACTCGATCCCACTGTCAATCGGAATTCCCATGCAGACTATCTGCATCTCTCAGCCTGCGCCAGCTTCGTGGCCGTTCCCGGCGATGCAGAGCGCTCCAACATGGCCATAATGGAGGTCTATCTGCCCAGTGGCTTTGTCATCGACACCGATACGCTGCCAACACTGGAGTCGAGTGAGCGCATCAAGAAGGTGGAGACGCAACAGCGCGACACCAAGGTGGTAATCTACTTTGATTACCTGGACAGACGTGAAGTGTGCCCCACGTTACATGCCTACAAAACCGTGAAAGTGACCAAGCATCGGCCGGTGCCTGTCGTTATGTACGACTACTACGACAATG CTCGTCGTGCCCGGCAGTTCTATCGGGCCCCCAAGTCGAACATCTGCGATATTTGCGAGCACGCCAATTGTGGGGACATCTGCGAGAAGGCGGAGAAACGCGCATCCCGTCGACCTGATGAGGAGAATGTTCTTTTGGCAGGTCGCAGTGCAGCTGAACAGCATTTAATAGCCACATCTTTGCTGGCTCTGCTCTCATTTGCCATCAGTCTGCGACTTTACTGCTAA